A portion of the Bombus terrestris chromosome 3, iyBomTerr1.2, whole genome shotgun sequence genome contains these proteins:
- the LOC125384707 gene encoding uncharacterized protein LOC125384707: protein MRLRMYWTSTEQVYEIQPLEGNSSAQRYTQQPKQRFSEMPTPSVSPTSSLRKRVSELPRAARAPVFGAAGMVCSNRDLISILSSVGSSATEMSKKPEDLATASSSLRFDELKVVKAVKKMFGKKSPNSEVVWDNTSGTKVDAQVFGSAIEKMLTAQKGNDTGASGSSGKPSVSPNKPMSGKVTNWFSNTKNQNRNQTESSEPSLCSSLKDLFKK, encoded by the exons ATGCGCTTAAGGATGTACTGGACGTCGACGGAGCAAGTGTACGAAATACAGCCGCTGGAGGGTAACAGTTCCGCTCAACGTTACACTCAACAGCCGAAACAACGATTCTCTGAAATGCCTACTCCGTCGGTTTCGCCGACGTCTTCTCTCCGAAAGCGCGTCTCGGAACTGCCAAGAGCCGCGAGAGCACCCGTTTTCGGTGCTGCGGGCATGGTCTGCTCTAATAGGGATCTGATATCGATCCTAAGCTCGGTAGGGTCTTCCGCGACGGAAATGTCGAAGAAGCCGGAAGATTTAGCAACGGCCAGTTCAAGTCTTAGGTTCGATGAATTGAAGGTAGTGAAGGCGGTGAAGAAAATGTTCGGTAAAAAGTCCCCTAATAGCGAGGTCGTATGGGACAACACTAGTGGAACCAAAGTGGACGCTCAG GTATTTGGTAGCGCAATTGAGAAGATGTTAACGGCGCAAAAGGGAAACGATACGGGGGCTTCCGGGTCGAGCGGAAAGCCCTCGGTATCTCCGAACAAACCAATGTCAGGCAAAGTGACAAATTGGTTTTCAAATACCAAGAATCAAAATCGGAATCAGACGGAATCCAGCGAACCGTCTCTCTGTTCTTCCCTAAAGGACCTATTCAAGAAGTAA
- the LOC125384706 gene encoding uncharacterized protein LOC125384706 translates to MRLRMYWTSTEQVYEIQPLEGNSSAQRYTQQPKQRFSEMPTPSVSPTSSLRKRVSELPRAASASVSGAAGIVCSNTDLISILSSLASSATEINRCGEEAPSSQDDSKSNWPGKTTEQKGSRSKSFRSNSFDVSTLHGAKSKLSGSSKAAISTFMAPSNWFTKRHQPKKPEDLVTASLSLKFDKSKVVKAVKETLGKKSPNSEVKHKVVWDNTSGTKVDAQVSCISRYDIVSCLRAIVGERRNEKENRKS, encoded by the coding sequence ATGCGCTTAAGGATGTACTGGACGTCGACGGAGCAAGTGTACGAAATACAGCCGCTGGAGGGTAACAGTTCCGCTCAACGTTACACTCAACAGCCGAAACAACGATTCTCTGAAATGCCTACTCCGTCGGTTTCGCCGACGTCTTCTCTCCGAAAGCGCGTCTCGGAACTGCCAAGAGCCGCGAGTGCATCCGTTTCCGGTGCTGCGGGCATTGTCTGCTCTAATACGGATCTGATATCGATCCTAAGCTCGTTAGCGTCTTCCGCGACGGAAATCAACCGATGCGGCGAGGAAGCGCCGAGTTCGCAGGACGATAGCAAATCAAACTGGCCCGGAAAAACGACCGAACAGAAAGGAAGTCGATCGAAGAGCTTCCGTTCCAACAGCTTCGACGTGTCGACATTGCACGGAGCTAAAAGTAAGCTTAGCGGATCCTCGAAAGCCGCTATTTCGACCTTTATGGCACCGTCGAATTGGTTCACGAAGAGACACCAACCGAAGAAGCCGGAAGATTTAGTAACGGCCAGTTTAAGTCTCAAGTTCGATAAATCGAAGGTAGTGAAGGCGGTGAAGGAAACGTTGGGTAAAAAGTCCCCTAATAGCGAGGTCAAACACAAAGTCGTATGGGACAACACTAGTGGAACCAAAGTGGACGCTCAGGtaagttgtatttctcgttacgatatcgtttcttgtttaagagccatcgtaggtgaaaggaggaatgaaaaagaaaatcgtaaatcgtaa